The Chlamydia poikilotherma DNA segment CTGGATTCCTTCGCCATACATCAGGAACGTAGGATACAGCTAGGCTATAAAAATCCGGATGGGAGTGAGAACGCCTATCAATTTTAAATCCACAAGGAATCGCTAAGTTAATCAAACGAGACGAACAGAAGGATCGTGCTTCTGCGAGTTTTTCTCTAAAGGATCCATGTTCAGCATAGCCAAGTTGAACATTCACAAAAGGAACGAATTGATTTAGATGTAATTTAGTAGTTTGCAAAACAATAGGTAAGCTTCCACCTACTTCTCCTAACCAGCAATTATTATCCCAATTGCCATCTTCTTCAGGAATGAAGGTATAGCGTGTTTTCATATCTTCGTTAGTATGACTGTAGTTAATTCTTGCAGCAAAGGATGTGAAGATAGTGTTGGTTAATGGATGTTTTATTGATAGGTAGGCGCTACCGACTATGGCTTGTGATTTTGTTGTAGAGACTACGTAGTCTTTAGATTTACCGAATACCTGGGAGAAGGCTATTCCAAATACAGAATCAGAAATTGTTTGTGAATTTCCTCCAATAACGTAACCACCACTAATACGACGGAAACCATGAGATACGCTATTGCGATCATGGTGGAAGACATTAGAAAGACCAGCTACCCATAATCCCTTACCGTAGCCAAAGCCGTCACAGCTTGCTGTGGCTAGGGCATTCATAGAGCGGAGGTCTATGAAAGCTCCCCATAAGCTATTAGGAACTAAAGATGCTTGACGTTCAGGACTGGGAATAAATCCTGTTTTTGTCCAAGTAGCTTGTAGGGTTTTCTTTTTAAGATCAGTTCCATTATCCCATGAAAGTTTCCAATGACCTTGATAACCGTATTGAGGCTCTGCATCTCCTCTAGGATTGAGTTGAAGAGCACCTTCTGTTATTTTACTATCATCTTTTGTGCTAAGAGAGAGAAGCTTGACAGTGACAGAATCTTTATTGAAGAGGTCGTGATTTTCGTAAGCAGTTCCTGAGAGATCATCTAAGGATATATATCCTGTTAATGTGATAGTGCCGTTCGTACCTTTTACATCAATTTTTGCTCCTTCACCAGTTTCTACAAGTGAGCTAACATTGATATGAAGATCTTGGATTGAAATAGATCCACTATTAGCAGTTGGAGTGCCTCCTCCCCCGGGTGCTGCACCACTTGCAGAGTTCTCAGTAGTTGCAAGAGTAGTTCCATTATCCATTAAGAGAATAGAATCTGCTTCTTGTTCAAAGGAAATAACAGACAGACTTGCTTTATCGGCTAAAACAAGTTTCCCGCCGCCTAGAATCACTTTTTGATAAATAGTTGATTCAAAATTAGTTGTGGTATTCGCGCTTTGACTATCTACATGGGCTCCGGAGAATAGCACGGTTCCGACATAGTTTGTGTAAGGAGTCGTGGATGTTCTATCTTGATTGATAATTAGTTTCTTATCATCGCTATGAGCTGCATCTGGAATATTAGTCACAATAGGATCATAAAAACAGAGCTTATGATCACCAGAAGCTGCTAGCAACTTAATGGTTGCTCCCTTTTCTAAGGTGACGGCGTTTCTAGTGATGGTACCGGCATCATTTTTTAGATTTTCATAGAAAATCATATCACCGTAATCAGCAGATAAACTTAGTTCTCCAACATTAGGAATATAGATAGCTCCGCCATCTTTTGCGATGTTGTTTGTAAACACCGTTTTCCCTGAGGAAGTAATGCTGACTTTTTCTCCGTAAATAGCTCCACCTGCAGTTGCAGCGAAGTTATTGGCGAAGAAGATTTCGTTTTGATTGCTTATAGTTAATCCTGTGAATGCAGGGCTATTCGCTGGAGGAGGAGGGGGATTTGCTGTTTGCTGTGTGCAATAAATAGCTCCACCTTGTCCTAATACTTCATTATTATTAGCAACTTCAGGAGATGCAGAGTTATTCTGCATAAGCAATTGTGCGTTATTTGTGAAGTCGATGTTCCCTTTTGAATAAATAGCTCCGCCAGATTTTGCATTATTCGCATCAAATTGTATGCTACCGTTTCCTGAGAAACTACTGACAGTATTCACAGGGCCGTTTGGAGGTGTTGTAGGATCAACTGAATGAATAGCACCGCCTAGCTTTTCAGCAGAGTTAGATCTGAAAAGAATCGAAGGGCATTGTGTAACATCTAGACTTTGAGATGCACCGATAGCTCCGCCGTTTGCACCGACGTTGCTAAGAAACTGCAGGGATTTTTTAATATTGCTAATTCCTACTATTTGTGCCCATAGAGCACCACCGTTGTCTGCAGCACTGTTATTTTTAAATAGCAGATTCTGAATATTTTGTAGAAATACAGGAGCTTTGGAGTATAACGCCCCACCTTTTGGGTTAACTGTAGTGTTTGGAGGTGTAGTGCGAGCCATCAGGGCTATGCAGTTAGAAAAGGACAGGGTATGCATCCCCGTAATCGTATAAGAGAACGATTCGGGAGTTGTTGCCGGAATAGAGCTTAAGGCAGCACCGTTTACCGAAGTGCGAAGGTTTGTAAATGTTAGATTATGGTTTTTACCCACAATTGTCATGGACCCAGCGGAGTTGAAAAAGCAACTTGAAGGTGTTGCTACCATTGAGTTGTCAAGATTTAAAAGATTCAAATTTCCTGACAATATCGCCGTGGTTCCCTCAGCATTTGATGTGATCGTATAGGGAAACATGTCTCTAAGATTACCGTCATAAGTTCCATTAGGAACTACAATTTCCAAAGAGAAGGCTTGGAATGAACAAGGAAGTGTTAGCGTTGTTGAAATTAGGAACTTACGAAGAGACGCTTTCATTTGCTCAAGAGGATGCAACAAGATTGATTTTGCTAATAAATAAAAAGTATTAAAAGATCAATAGGATAGGAAAGCGTTTAAATGAAAAATACCTATCATTAAAAGCTTTATCTTGTTTGATAATCTGTTGTGTGGATGGGAGTTTTTGTTGATTTTCTCTCTGTGATGACAATCATTATATGAGAGATTTCTCGAATATGTTGCAAATTGAACATAGAAGAAATTCAGAATTTTTTTACAAAAAGGGTTTCTGAATTTCTTACGATGCCATGTCTTAAAATAGGAACTGACTGCCGATATCTCCCGAATAATATTGTGAAGATTTGCGTATCTCTGCGCAACATTTTGAAAATAGCGTAATATTATCTAAGATTGCACAATGCATAGACAATTGTGCTGCTAGTGCTTGCCTTGAGAGATTTGTTCCTGAAGTTTTCCATGTAGCAAAAGGTGCATAGGTGGAGGTAATTGTAGAACATGGATTTTGGCGGAATAGATCTGCAATGAAGGCTAGAGATGTTGAATAGAAAATAGGCCAGCGCGAATTATGTCCTTCCAAACGCACGCCGATAGGTAGGGAGACATTGCCTAATTTACTGCTGGTAATTTCATGTTTTTTCTCTCCCTCTTCTTTAAATTTCCTTTGATAAGCATAGACACCTTGAAGATTCATAAAAGGAAGAATCTGATGGAAGATATTATGCTCTTCATGGAAATCAAAAGATAGAGAAGATCCTAATTCAGCACCTACACAATGGGTATTCCAATACCCGTGGGTAATTTCTGAAGATTTTCGTGTTATCGTGAGTTTGTTTTTACTATGGCTGTAGGTTGCTTGAACATTTAAAATTAGAGGAAGATCAGAAGAAATCTTCGATAAAAATTCAGGACGAATAAATAGGTTGCCTAGAGACCAATTTAGTATAGGTTTTATAGATGTACTATGCTGAAGGTAAAGAGATCCTGCGAGGATATTTTCACGATTTTTTGCTAAAGAGGCATCTTTAGATACCCCGAACATCTGGAAAAAGCCTATGCTAAGAATATCTTTAGAGGGAGTTTGTTGTGATAGTCCTAAAGCATAACCCCCACTAGCATGACGGAAGCCACGATTATCTTTATGATGATCTTTATGGAAATAGTTAGAAACTTCTGAAATCCATAGTCCATTGCGGTATAGGCTGCCATCGGAAATGGTATCCATAAGGTTATGGATACCACGAATGTCTACAAAAGCGTTCCATAGGCTATTGGGCACTAGGGAATTTCCCTGAGAGTCAATAAGACGAGGTCGGTAATGTTTTGGAGTCCAGACAAGGTGAGCAATTTTTTCTGCATTCGTTCTTGAACGTGTATTTATTGGTCTCGGTGCTTTTTCTAACCATTCGAGCTTCCAAGATCCTTGATATCCGTAAGGATCTGTTGGAACATGCAGATGATCTATTTTTATACGTGTATCGTCTAATTCTGCACTTTCAATTTTAACTAAGGGAATTCTTGTGGAATTCGCTAATTCTATATTTTCGTAAAAATCTTCATCTTGAATATCGATATTGATTGATCCTGAAAAGGACAGTTTTTTATCTCTTGATAAGAGTGAAATTTGTCCAGGTTCTCGATACGATAACGAACGGAATTTAATTTTTGAGTTTTGTGGTTGAGGATCTAGATGATTCAATTTTACAGGAACAGTGATATTTAAGAATTCAGCATTTTGCTTCACTCTAAGCATTGTGCTTTGATCTAGAATAAACGTTGTATTGGGACGTTGAATGAAATTAAAAATTGAAAGAATTGCTCCTGAACTTAAGTTTAGAGTGCCTCCTGCTAATATCATGTCTTGTGAAATCCTAGACATGTTTATAGAAGCTAAAGAGGAGCATGACCCAACGCATTCTCCAGATGAGAATAAAACCGTCCCCTTGTATATGTTTCCATCTGTTATTTGATTAATTAGCAGAGGAATATCGGAGGGAGAAGTTGATGTAATGGCATCATAGAATTTAACATGTCTTCCTTCTCTAGCTCCTATATAGCTAATAAAAGCATCATTTTCTAAATGAATGGCATTTTTTTCGAGGTGACTACCTCTTATTGTGGTATTTCCTGTGAAGGTAATATCTCCTTCTTCGGCAAATAGAGAAAGCTCTCCGTTAGGAGCGATGGCGATAGCTCCGCCACCAGGTCGCGAATTTACATCCCCCGCAGCTGTATTATTCATGAAATTAGTAGGGCCCATAGCTGTTAGATACATTTGCTTAGCGTAGATCGCCCCGCCACCGTTTACAGACACGTTATTAGAGAAGGTGATTTTCCGATTTCCATAAAATGATAATGAGGATGTTGTTTTTGATCCCGGATTAGGTATACAACAAATCGCTCCTCCCTTATCTGATGAGTAACATCCTGTAAAGAGGATCTCGTCATTGGATCTAAACATTAAAGATCCTTTAGAGCTGATTACACTTTTCCCTTTTTTTGAGCTGGTTGGTTCTAAAAATTTCAATTTAGAGAAACACGACATAGTAAAGAAAGTATCTGCAGAATTAAGAATCATCTTACCTTCAGTTGTGGTAGTGATTTTATTAAATGTTAAACTGCGGTTATTTCCGTTAAAAAGAAGATCTCCCTTGGTGTTTTTAAAACAGCTAGTATTTGCAGGTTTGGTAATCGCAACATTTTGTATCAAAATGTCGTCGGATAAAATATAGGTAGTTCCTTCTTCAGTGTCTGAAGTTTTAATCGAAAAAGCCGCGTTATTTATGCCGTCAAAATTATCCGCAGAGGTGAGTGTCTTTAACACAGCAGAGTATGCTGGTGAAAAACACAAACAAGACATAGCACAGCAGCAAAAAATCCATGGATTAGGTCTTTGCGTCATATGTTATTTCAAAAGTATATTTTCAGAATGTTTTTTTGCTTAGGGGAGGGAAATGAGAAAAAGCCTTTCCTCACATAGAAAAATTTCTGAAATTAATCAAGATCAATAAGGGATGTTTTCCTAAAGATATTTATATCTAAAGGACTAGGGAAAATAGATTTTTTCGTGAATGTATTTCCCCTGCACTATAGAGCAGGGGAAATCCTTCAGAAATGGATAGAGCTACCAGCATTAGCGTGATAGCTTCTTGCAGATTTACGTAGTTCGATACTTCCTTGAGCAAATAGCTGGATATAGGAGGTTGGGGCATAATCTCCACCAGCTTGGAATCTTGCTGCATGTCTTTCTAGATTTGTAGCAGTTGTTATCCATGGTGTGGTAACAACATTCGTTACAATTGGTGTTGTTGTATTTTTAGGATTGTGACGGTAAGCATCGCCCACATAAGCTGCAGAAAGTTCGTAATGGAGATTTTTAGATGCAGAATCTCCATAAACTTTCAGTCCTAAAGGTATAGAGATATTTGTCAAATGGGTGTGATCAAAAGCTCTACGTCTTAAGCCTTTTTCATGGAATCCTTTTTGGTATACGTAGACATTTTGTACTTTTACAAATGGTGACGCCATTTGGATAACGCCATCTTTACTCTGTATAGGAATAGCTATAGATGTAGCGATATCTCCAGAATAACAATGGTTTTCCCAAGAGCTATTTGTTTGTGTAGCATCGGGATATTTTATTTTCATGGAGTTGTCTCCATAAAAATAACCAAATTGTGCTTGGAAGGTTACTGGGAAATCATTGGTTATCTGTTTTAAAATTTTTGGTCTGAATACAGAGGTTCCTGCAAGGAGTTTTAAAATAGGTAATAGCTCTGTGTCGTATTGTGTATATAAAGATCCTGAAAGAATTTTCTCATGAATTCTTGCTCCTGCGTAATCTTTCGCTCTTCCAAATAGTTGGCAAAAACCAAAGTTGAATTTAAAACCATGGAGGGATTGAGAGGTTGCTCCTACGGCATAGCCTGAGCTGAAATTTCTGAACTTGCGATTCTTATCTGTTTTCTTGCCTTTTAAGAAGTTAGATAATCCTGCACCCCAGATGTCTTTGCCTTGAGCAGAATTTGCTTCTCCTTCAATTAAACGTTGGATAGCGGCAACATCAGAAACCATTCCCCATAAGCTATTAGGAACTAAAGAGGTGTAGCTTTTTGTATCTCCAGCAGTAGGGAGGTAACCTTGCGGTTGCCAACCTAAAGTCGCTACTTTTTCTTTGGCAGTTCCAGATCCTTGAGGAACATCTGCCCAGGTCAATTGCCATATACCCTGATAACCTGGATGTGAGGGGATAGCTTGATTAGGTGTGTTAGGACTATTTTCAAGTGTGATAGTTCCACCGTTTGTGGATAACTTTATAAATTCTCGATCTAATTGCTTAGCAAGATCTGGATTTTCATAAAATGTAGGATCAGAAACAGCAAGTGTGATAGCTCCTGTAACTTTTACAGTTCCAGTGCTTCTCGTAGTGCTAACTCTTGCAAAATCTGGTGAATTTACATCAGTAACACTCACCCATAAGTTTTTTAATTCTATACTTTCTGAAGCCTGTAGTTGTGTATTTTGTTCTAGTAGTACTACAGAATTATTATCCGTCTGTGTGAAAGATTTTGCAGAAAATAAAACTCCATCTTCTAAAATAAAAGTCCCGCCAGCTAATTCTACAGGTTGTTTTAAGCTGTTGGCAGTAGTTAATAATTTAGTCTGCGGAGCATTTTGTTGTTTACCCGAGAAGATTATAGTACCTTCATAAAGTCTAGGTGCTGTTGGAAGCACAGTAGCAGATCTAATTGTGATTGGAGCAGAAGATGAGCCCCCAGAAGGTGGTGATAATGGAGCATTGATTGTCAATTTGCTTGTGGAGTCAGCTAAATCATTTGATGTAATTGGGTCGTAGAAAATGATCGATTGGCCTTTTAAAGCACATAAGTGTTCGATCTTAGCTTTGGCTCCAATATCTATAGCATTTGGGGTTCCCTTTGCTATATTGCCTTCAAAGATAATATCTCCCAATTCGGCTATTAAAGAGATACTGCCATCTTCAGAAATGGCAATGGCTCCACCGTTCTCTTTGGCTGTGTTATTAGTAAATAAAGTCCGGCCCTTGGAAGTAATAACCAGGCTTTGTGCGTAAATTGCCCCTCCATTTTTTTCTGACGAGTTACCTAAAAATGTTAGACTATCGTTACCACCGAAGGTGAATGTGTTTTGAGCTTTAGGTAGCCCACCAGTACCAGGAGGTGGTGTAGGTGGTGGACTAGGAGGTGGGGGCGGTGGAGGAACAGGTGCTACTTTATAACAAACTGCTCCACCATTTTCTATGGAATGGTTGTTTGAAAATATAACGTGTCCATTATTAATTATCTGTAGATCAGAACCTTCACAATAAATTGCCCCCTTACCATCCGTCACAGTAGATCCTGGAGAATTTGAGAAAGTAAGATTAGTGAGATTGGTTAACTGTAATATTTTACCAGCTGCGGTGTTGCTAATGGCAGCACCCTGTGCAGTGAGGGAGATATTTTCAAATGTAAGTGAGCCGTTATCTCCTGAGAAATTTAGGTCCCCAGCAGTATTTTTAAAGCAATTTCCATCAGCGCTTGATGAACTAGAAGAACTTGCTGTGGTGACTAAAGTAATATTCTTAAAAGATACATCGGCATTTACACTGTAAGTTGTTCCCGCAGCATTACTCGATGACTTAGTGGTAAATGGTTGAGTATCTTTGTCCCCATCAAAACTTTGATTTAGCTCAGTATTTGTCTTCAATGCTGGGGTGGAAGTGTTTGTCGGTTTTCCTGGTGAAGGAGACGTTGAGGCGTTTTCAGCAAATGCTATGTGGGTGGATAGCAAGGACGACGAGAGTAAAAACCCATAAACAGAGAGTTTCATGAAGGTATCTTGGGTTATGAGGGACTGTCTCGCGAAATAGATAAAAAAATAAAAAAATTCAAGCTTATCAGAGAGAGTTTGCTGGGAGAGTGGGAAACTTCCTGCTCTTAAAGAGCAGGAAGTAAGGGAGATCTAGAAATGTATTTTAGCACCAAAATCATAGTTATAACTATGAGATGAGGAGCGTAGTTCACAGTTGCCTTCTGCGAAAATTTCGATGTTTGGTCTAACAGCAAATCTTCCAGAACCTTGAATAACCACAGCTTTGGTATCTAAGTTGGTAGCTTGTGTAGCCCAAGGAGCTAAGCCTCCAATTAGAAATAGTGTCATACTTTCAGGATCGATGCGAAATACATCATGAACATACATAGCGGATAGATCATAGGCAAGTAGTTCTCTAGGACATACTCCATGGATCTTAATCCCTAGGGGAAGAGCTAGATTAGCTAGATATGTACTCGAGAATAAGCAGCGACGTAGCCCTTCTTCTGTAAATTTTCTTTGTTCAGAATATACGCCTTGGAGTTTGACAAATGGAGATATGTTCTTAAGTATGGAGGGACATTTGCTCAAAGTATAGACAAATGTTGATCCTAGTTCTGCAGCTAAGGAATAGTTAGACCACATTCCTGTTGTTGTTGTTGTGTCTGCGTGATTTATTTTAAGGTGATTGTTGCTATGGCTATAACTTAGCTGAGCATTCACAATAACAGGGATAGACGGAGATGCTTGAAGTTCAGGAGGGCAATCTGTAGATCCCCCACAAAGGAAGCGCAGCATAGGTAGCGAGCCTATATGATGTGCATAAAAAGATCCTGAAAGTGTTTGATGATCTACTTGACCATTAGCGTCGTCTCTATCTTTGCCAAATAGCTGGGAAAATGCTGCTGAAAATACATTATCTGATAACGTATGTTTATTCATACCAATGACATAGCCGGTATTGTTATGTTGGAAGACATAATTTTTTTCAGAGCTATTAGAATGTAGGAAGTTTTTAATTCCAGCGGCCCAGAATCCTTCAGAGCATAGAGAATTTGTAGCTAAAGATTCTACAGTTCTCTCTAAATTGCGGATATCTGAGAAATTTCCCCATAGAGTGTTCACCACTAAAGGAGTGGTGATTTCTTGAGCTCCTCCAAAAGGAATGTAGCCTGTAGGTCTCCAATGTACGGTTGCTGTTTTTGTCCCTAAAGTTGTAACGCCTGCATTTGTAGAACCTGGAACCGTTTTCCAATCTATAGTCCAATCACCTTGATATCCACGATGGGAAGCGATATTTTTCCTAACAGCTTGGGGGATATCTACTAAGGTAATCTTTGTTATATCTTTATCAGCAAGTACTAGGAGTTCTTGATCTACATTATGAGCAAGAGATTGATTATCATAGAAGGTTTCCTGATCTGAGAAGATCCCTAAAGGGCCTTTGACCGTGACGGTATGAGCATTCCCTGATGTAGAGATATTTGCTGCTGTAGGATTTTTGAAATCATCAAGACGTAACCAAAGTTCTTTAATATCTAGATTTTCTTTTGTTTCTATACTGGATGTTTGGTCTAGGATAACTTTAGATCCTGCAGTTTGTGTTAGAGATTTAGCTTCTAGGTGTGCGCCTTTTTCTAAAACCAAAGATCCTGAGGATAGCGTTAACGGCTGTGTGAATTTAGAAATGTGCTTCATTTTTTTGTGAGGACTTTTTATATATCTTCCTGAAAAGATAATAGATCCTGTGTAGGTTGTTCCGCCGTCAGCTTTATTAATTTCTAAATTATCAGCGGCGGTTCCTTCAACAACCACAGGATCATAGAATAGAATAGACTGAGATTCTTTAGCTTCTAGCTTTAAAAATTTCCCGTTAGCTCCTACGTGAATAGCATTATTTACCTTATTCCCTGCGTCAGTAATGGTATTTCCTTTAAAGATAATACTTCCATCATCTGCAGATAGGCTAATCTCTCCAGCTCCCACAATGGAAATCGCCCCGCCTTTTTGCGTGGCATGATTATTTTCGAATAGGGTAGCTCCGCCAGCTTTAAGGACAAGTTTCTCAGCGTAAATAGCACCTCCTGTGGTTGCTGAGGAGTTATTTCTAAATATCATAGATTCATTTTTTTCAAGAGTTAGCGTTGCTGCTGTTGCTCCTGTTTTTGCACAATGGATAGCTCCGCCTGCTGCTGTAGAGTGGTTTGTATCAAAAGTTAACTTCTTATTTTCTTTGATAGTTGTTGCTGCCACACTATAAATAGCCGCATTTCCTGTGGTTGCTTTTGGGGCAGCAATAAAGGATAAGATGTTAAATCCTGACATTGTAAGTGTTTTCGCATCAGTATTGTTACTGATAGCAGCTCCTTGAGCTGTGGAAATGATATCTTCGAATATTAAGGAGTGGTTAGCTCCTGTGAAGGTGATATCCCCCGTAGAATTTTTAAAGCAACTTGTATTTGCTGGTGTTGTTGATTTAACATGTTGGATAATTATATCACCAGTGAGTGTATAGTTAGTTCCTCCAGCGGCTGTTGTTTGTTTGGGAGTAAGTTGCCCAGTTCCTGTAGAACCATCGAAACTCGTCGAAGATGGTAAATTGTCAGCATTTGCATGATTATGAAATGCTATAGATGCGGTAAAAGATGAAAAGATTAAAAACCCGTAGAGAGAGTTTTTCATAGTACATTCCCTGTTGTTTTATAGGAAAAAATGTTTTCTGCTTTTAAGAGTAGGCATAACCGTAGCAGTTATGCCTACTCGAAAAATCAGATGAGTTCAGTATCAATGGGTGTTACAAGTAAAATCCCTGATAGCAGGGATTTATACTGTTTAAAAGTGCACCCTGCTGCCAAAATCCATAGTGTAGCTATAGGAGGAACGTCGAAATTCTACGGTTCCTTGAGCAAAGATATTGATGTGTGATGTAAGGGAGAGGTTCCCCGATCCTTGCAACAGAGCAGCTTGTTTACCAAGATTTGTCGCTGTTGTTGTCCAGGGGAGTAGGCCTCCGGAGATTAATGAAGTCACACTCTCAGGATTGCAACGATATAGATCAGCAATATACATCCCAGTGAGTTCATAAGAGAGACGATGTAGTGATTGTCCTTGGATTTTTAGACCAATTGGCAATGAGAGATTTTTTAAATTACTATTACTAAAAGAGCGTCGTTTTATTCCTTGTTCTTGAAATTGCACTTGATGTGCATAAATCCAATGCAATTTAATAAATGGAGAGACGTATTGGAAAAATGTATGGGAGACATCCAAAGCAAACGGTAAAGAGCTTCCAATCTGGGCAGAATACCCATAGGTATTCCATGAACTTGTTGTTTGTGTGCGATCAGAGTATTTTACTGTCATATGATTTCTACCATAGCTATAGCTTATGAGAGCATCAAAGTTGATGGGAAAATCTTTGGAGATTTTCAGTAAGAATCTCGGTTTATATGTTGATGTTCCTGAAAGGAATCGCATAATGGGGAGTAAGTATCTAGAATGCTGAGCATAAAAAGACCCTGAAAAGAATTTATCTTTAGATCTTGAAGATCCAAAGTCTTTAGATCTTCCAAATAGCTGACAGATTCCTATGCTAAATATATCATTTTGAGGAGTATGTATTTTTCCTCCTGCAATGTATCCCGAACTCTTATGACGAAATCCATGGTTATTATCAGTGGAGCCTTTGCGGACAGAATTAGTAAGTGATGAAATCCAAAGGTTATTGCCTGATGATTGAGCGTTGGTTTCTATAGCTTGTTGAGCAAAGCGTGTATCTAAGAAGAGATTCCATAAGCTATTAGGAACTAAGGAGGAGGTAAACTCTCCGGTTCCCCCTACAAAAGGAATATATCCAGAGGGTTTCCAAACTAAGGACATCTTTTTATTAGGTTGTAATGCAACGTTACCAATGACAATTTCGGGTTGTTCTTCCCAAGAAATCGTCCATTTC contains these protein-coding regions:
- a CDS encoding polymorphic outer membrane protein middle domain-containing protein, whose amino-acid sequence is MKASLRKFLISTTLTLPCSFQAFSLEIVVPNGTYDGNLRDMFPYTITSNAEGTTAILSGNLNLLNLDNSMVATPSSCFFNSAGSMTIVGKNHNLTFTNLRTSVNGAALSSIPATTPESFSYTITGMHTLSFSNCIALMARTTPPNTTVNPKGGALYSKAPVFLQNIQNLLFKNNSAADNGGALWAQIVGISNIKKSLQFLSNVGANGGAIGASQSLDVTQCPSILFRSNSAEKLGGAIHSVDPTTPPNGPVNTVSSFSGNGSIQFDANNAKSGGAIYSKGNIDFTNNAQLLMQNNSASPEVANNNEVLGQGGAIYCTQQTANPPPPPANSPAFTGLTISNQNEIFFANNFAATAGGAIYGEKVSITSSGKTVFTNNIAKDGGAIYIPNVGELSLSADYGDMIFYENLKNDAGTITRNAVTLEKGATIKLLAASGDHKLCFYDPIVTNIPDAAHSDDKKLIINQDRTSTTPYTNYVGTVLFSGAHVDSQSANTTTNFESTIYQKVILGGGKLVLADKASLSVISFEQEADSILLMDNGTTLATTENSASGAAPGGGGTPTANSGSISIQDLHINVSSLVETGEGAKIDVKGTNGTITLTGYISLDDLSGTAYENHDLFNKDSVTVKLLSLSTKDDSKITEGALQLNPRGDAEPQYGYQGHWKLSWDNGTDLKKKTLQATWTKTGFIPSPERQASLVPNSLWGAFIDLRSMNALATASCDGFGYGKGLWVAGLSNVFHHDRNSVSHGFRRISGGYVIGGNSQTISDSVFGIAFSQVFGKSKDYVVSTTKSQAIVGSAYLSIKHPLTNTIFTSFAARINYSHTNEDMKTRYTFIPEEDGNWDNNCWLGEVGGSLPIVLQTTKLHLNQFVPFVNVQLGYAEHGSFREKLAEARSFCSSRLINLAIPCGFKIDRRSHSHPDFYSLAVSYVPDVWRRNPGCDTLLLANGFRWKTPATNLDKHGLLMQGSTHTAVNNNIEIFSHGSCELRKSSRNYNINVGSKFRF
- a CDS encoding autotransporter domain-containing protein: MKLSVYGFLLSSSLLSTHIAFAENASTSPSPGKPTNTSTPALKTNTELNQSFDGDKDTQPFTTKSSSNAAGTTYSVNADVSFKNITLVTTASSSSSSSADGNCFKNTAGDLNFSGDNGSLTFENISLTAQGAAISNTAAGKILQLTNLTNLTFSNSPGSTVTDGKGAIYCEGSDLQIINNGHVIFSNNHSIENGGAVCYKVAPVPPPPPPPSPPPTPPPGTGGLPKAQNTFTFGGNDSLTFLGNSSEKNGGAIYAQSLVITSKGRTLFTNNTAKENGGAIAISEDGSISLIAELGDIIFEGNIAKGTPNAIDIGAKAKIEHLCALKGQSIIFYDPITSNDLADSTSKLTINAPLSPPSGGSSSAPITIRSATVLPTAPRLYEGTIIFSGKQQNAPQTKLLTTANSLKQPVELAGGTFILEDGVLFSAKSFTQTDNNSVVLLEQNTQLQASESIELKNLWVSVTDVNSPDFARVSTTRSTGTVKVTGAITLAVSDPTFYENPDLAKQLDREFIKLSTNGGTITLENSPNTPNQAIPSHPGYQGIWQLTWADVPQGSGTAKEKVATLGWQPQGYLPTAGDTKSYTSLVPNSLWGMVSDVAAIQRLIEGEANSAQGKDIWGAGLSNFLKGKKTDKNRKFRNFSSGYAVGATSQSLHGFKFNFGFCQLFGRAKDYAGARIHEKILSGSLYTQYDTELLPILKLLAGTSVFRPKILKQITNDFPVTFQAQFGYFYGDNSMKIKYPDATQTNSSWENHCYSGDIATSIAIPIQSKDGVIQMASPFVKVQNVYVYQKGFHEKGLRRRAFDHTHLTNISIPLGLKVYGDSASKNLHYELSAAYVGDAYRHNPKNTTTPIVTNVVTTPWITTATNLERHAARFQAGGDYAPTSYIQLFAQGSIELRKSARSYHANAGSSIHF
- a CDS encoding polymorphic outer membrane protein middle domain-containing protein; this encodes MTQRPNPWIFCCCAMSCLCFSPAYSAVLKTLTSADNFDGINNAAFSIKTSDTEEGTTYILSDDILIQNVAITKPANTSCFKNTKGDLLFNGNNRSLTFNKITTTTEGKMILNSADTFFTMSCFSKLKFLEPTSSKKGKSVISSKGSLMFRSNDEILFTGCYSSDKGGAICCIPNPGSKTTSSLSFYGNRKITFSNNVSVNGGGAIYAKQMYLTAMGPTNFMNNTAAGDVNSRPGGGAIAIAPNGELSLFAEEGDITFTGNTTIRGSHLEKNAIHLENDAFISYIGAREGRHVKFYDAITSTSPSDIPLLINQITDGNIYKGTVLFSSGECVGSCSSLASINMSRISQDMILAGGTLNLSSGAILSIFNFIQRPNTTFILDQSTMLRVKQNAEFLNITVPVKLNHLDPQPQNSKIKFRSLSYREPGQISLLSRDKKLSFSGSINIDIQDEDFYENIELANSTRIPLVKIESAELDDTRIKIDHLHVPTDPYGYQGSWKLEWLEKAPRPINTRSRTNAEKIAHLVWTPKHYRPRLIDSQGNSLVPNSLWNAFVDIRGIHNLMDTISDGSLYRNGLWISEVSNYFHKDHHKDNRGFRHASGGYALGLSQQTPSKDILSIGFFQMFGVSKDASLAKNRENILAGSLYLQHSTSIKPILNWSLGNLFIRPEFLSKISSDLPLILNVQATYSHSKNKLTITRKSSEITHGYWNTHCVGAELGSSLSFDFHEEHNIFHQILPFMNLQGVYAYQRKFKEEGEKKHEITSSKLGNVSLPIGVRLEGHNSRWPIFYSTSLAFIADLFRQNPCSTITSTYAPFATWKTSGTNLSRQALAAQLSMHCAILDNITLFSKCCAEIRKSSQYYSGDIGSQFLF